One Tachysurus vachellii isolate PV-2020 chromosome 18, HZAU_Pvac_v1, whole genome shotgun sequence DNA segment encodes these proteins:
- the mpv17l gene encoding mpv17-like protein, with amino-acid sequence MRKVFPWLTNVSLYGCLFAGGDLLHQRVTHKDTGELDWKRTRNVALVAFCFHGNWNYFWLRALERRFPGRSVGTVLTKLALDQSFSSPLATSVFYTGVSVLEGKEDVFEDWREKFFNTYKTGLMYWPFMQFLNFMLMPLYLRTVFMGCSAFLWAGFLCFSQQNGDGTAASAVTWINASGKRILNRSANEEK; translated from the exons atgaggAAGGTGTTCCCGTGGCTCACCAACGTGTCTCTGTACGGCTGTCTGTTCGCCGGCGGGGATCTTCTCCATCAACGCGTGACGCACAAGGACACCGGCGAGCTGGACTGGAAGCGCACCAGGAACGTGGCGCTCGTGGCGttctgtttccatggtaactgGAACTACTTTTGGCTGCGAGCGCTCGAGCGCCGGTTCCCGGGACGGTCCGTTGGCACGGTGCTCACCAAGCTGGCTCTGGATCAGAGCTTTTCCTCGCCCTTAGCGACCAGCGTTTTCTACACAG GAGTGAGCGTGCTGGAGGGCAAAGAGGACGTGTTCGAGGACTGGAGGGAAAAATTCTTCAACACATATAAG ACAGGACTCATGTACTGGCCCTTCATGCAG TTCCTGAACTTCATGTTGATGCCACTGTACCTGCGCACCGTCTTCATGGGCTGCTCTGCGTTCCTGTGGGCAGGCTTCCTGTGTTTCTCGCAGCAGAACGGTGACGGCACTGCGGCCTCGGCTGTCACCTGGATAAACGCCTCAGGGAAACGGATCCTGAACCGCAGCGCTAACGAGGAGAAGTGA